A portion of the Flavobacterium limnophilum genome contains these proteins:
- a CDS encoding OsmC family protein, producing the protein MKRNATAVWKGSLKEGAGHLTTQSGILQNTQYSFKSRFEEGIGTNPEELVAAAHSGCFTMQLSAYITEGGFEIESIETKCDINLLEGRIVSSHLTVSAKIKGISNETFQELVSKAEENCPISKLFDTEISTEASLV; encoded by the coding sequence ATGAAAAGAAATGCTACCGCAGTTTGGAAAGGTTCGCTTAAAGAAGGAGCCGGCCATTTGACCACCCAAAGTGGAATTTTACAAAACACGCAATATTCATTCAAATCCCGTTTTGAAGAGGGGATAGGTACCAATCCGGAAGAATTGGTTGCCGCGGCACATTCCGGCTGTTTTACGATGCAGCTTTCGGCCTACATCACCGAAGGCGGTTTCGAGATTGAAAGCATCGAAACCAAATGCGACATTAATTTATTGGAAGGAAGAATTGTAAGTTCGCACCTAACGGTAAGTGCCAAAATTAAAGGGATTTCAAACGAAACTTTTCAAGAATTGGTAAGCAAAGCGGAGGAGAATTGCCCTATTTCTAAATTATTCGATACAGAGATTAGTACTGAAGCCAGTTTGGTTTAG
- a CDS encoding fasciclin domain-containing protein: protein MKILSKLKIAIAIIALTSFTISCDNDDDMPADNTITGIAKTNPNLTILVQALVKADLANTLQGVGPFTVFAPTDAAFTAFLKTTPYATINDVPKETLTQILLNHVVSGKVKSTDLSTGYIKTLAKSATSGTNTMSMYVDLTSGVKLNGVSKVSIADVMATNGVVHVVDAVINLPTIVTHATANSNFTSLVGALTKAGQPDFVSILSGTGPFTVFAPTNDAFTAFNTELAPGGIAGVSSANLTKVLQYHVVSGNILAASLTEGQMVSTLQTPQKFTVQLAGGAKIKDVNNRISTIVATDVQCSNGVIHVLNKVLLPTL from the coding sequence ATGAAAATTTTATCTAAACTAAAAATTGCAATTGCAATTATCGCATTAACATCTTTCACGATTTCTTGTGATAACGATGATGATATGCCTGCAGACAACACCATTACCGGAATTGCCAAAACCAATCCGAACTTGACAATTCTTGTTCAAGCTTTGGTAAAAGCAGATTTAGCAAATACGCTGCAAGGAGTTGGACCATTTACGGTATTTGCACCAACCGACGCAGCTTTCACTGCCTTTTTGAAAACCACTCCTTATGCAACCATAAACGATGTTCCCAAGGAGACTTTGACACAAATTTTACTAAACCATGTCGTGAGCGGAAAAGTAAAATCTACAGATTTAAGCACAGGTTACATAAAAACTTTAGCCAAAAGTGCCACATCAGGTACAAACACAATGAGTATGTATGTTGATCTCACGTCTGGAGTAAAATTGAATGGAGTTTCAAAAGTATCTATCGCAGATGTAATGGCAACCAATGGTGTTGTACATGTTGTTGACGCCGTAATAAATTTGCCTACCATTGTTACGCACGCCACTGCAAATTCAAACTTTACTTCTTTAGTCGGTGCATTGACAAAAGCAGGACAACCTGACTTCGTAAGTATCCTTTCAGGAACTGGACCATTTACGGTTTTCGCCCCCACCAACGATGCTTTTACGGCATTCAACACCGAATTAGCTCCTGGAGGAATCGCTGGAGTTTCAAGCGCCAACTTGACCAAAGTACTGCAATATCACGTCGTAAGTGGCAACATCTTGGCCGCAAGTTTGACTGAAGGACAAATGGTAAGCACTTTACAAACACCGCAAAAATTCACTGTGCAACTTGCTGGTGGTGCAAAAATCAAGGATGTCAACAATCGAATTTCAACAATTGTTGCTACCGATGTACAATGCTCCAACGGTGTTATTCACGTGCTCAACAAAGTATTGCTGCCAACCTTATAA
- a CDS encoding SGNH/GDSL hydrolase family protein, translating to MPNKLQMQDWSYLKKYKKENANLPILESGQKRIVFMGDSITEFWSALCPEFFVGKPYINRGISGQTTPQILIRFRADVIDLQPSIVVLLAGANDIAGNTGPSTLEMILNNIISMAELAKANNIKMILCSLLPAYDFPWKTGSFPAEKIETFNTMLKKYADENEILYLDYYSAMVDERKGLKAAYADDGVHPNKAGYEVMAPIVEKAINEILSNQ from the coding sequence ATGCCAAACAAATTACAAATGCAGGACTGGTCCTATTTGAAAAAATACAAAAAGGAAAACGCCAATCTTCCAATTTTGGAATCTGGACAAAAAAGAATCGTGTTTATGGGAGATTCCATAACCGAGTTTTGGTCTGCACTTTGTCCCGAGTTTTTTGTTGGAAAACCATATATTAACCGTGGCATTAGCGGACAAACCACGCCCCAAATACTAATTCGATTTAGAGCCGACGTGATTGACTTGCAACCATCGATTGTGGTCTTATTGGCTGGCGCCAATGATATTGCCGGAAACACTGGCCCTTCAACATTGGAAATGATACTAAACAATATTATTTCAATGGCAGAACTGGCCAAAGCCAACAATATCAAAATGATTCTGTGCTCGCTTTTGCCAGCTTATGATTTCCCTTGGAAAACAGGTTCTTTTCCTGCCGAAAAAATTGAGACATTCAATACGATGCTAAAAAAATATGCCGATGAAAATGAAATTCTATATTTGGATTATTATTCAGCCATGGTGGATGAACGAAAAGGATTGAAAGCAGCTTATGCCGATGATGGAGTTCATCCGAATAAAGCAGGATATGAAGTGATGGCACCGATTGTGGAGAAAGCTATAAATGAAATTTTATCAAACCAATAA
- a CDS encoding aldo/keto reductase, whose product MNYRKLGKTNFNISEIALGTWQVGGKWGSPFNDKTADELINTAIDNGVNFIDTADVYENGLSETAVGRVVRSRSERIFVATKCGRHINPHVNDGYQPKVLQKFVEDSLKRTGLETLDLIQLHCPPTEVYYRPEIFELFDRLKEQGKIQNLGVSVEKVEEGLKAIEYPNVTTVQIIFNLFRQRPSELFFKEAQKKDIGIIARVPLASGLLTGLFDSKTTFGAQDHRNFNREGAAFDKGETFSGINYELGLKAVEELKALFPEATNLAPIALQWILSFNEISCIIPGASKTAHVQSNLSVYDLPKLTPEKIAAMNAIYEKYIKPEVHQLW is encoded by the coding sequence ATGAACTATAGAAAATTAGGTAAAACCAATTTCAATATCTCGGAAATAGCATTGGGAACTTGGCAAGTGGGCGGAAAATGGGGTTCGCCATTCAATGATAAAACCGCAGACGAATTGATTAATACCGCAATCGACAACGGCGTGAATTTTATTGACACTGCCGATGTGTATGAAAATGGTTTAAGCGAAACAGCCGTTGGAAGAGTCGTTCGTTCCCGTTCCGAACGTATTTTTGTCGCCACCAAATGTGGTCGCCACATCAATCCGCACGTGAATGACGGTTATCAACCGAAGGTTTTACAAAAATTCGTGGAAGACAGTTTGAAAAGAACCGGGCTCGAAACCCTGGATTTAATTCAACTGCATTGCCCGCCAACCGAGGTGTATTACCGTCCCGAAATCTTCGAATTGTTTGACCGTTTGAAAGAGCAAGGTAAAATCCAAAACTTGGGCGTCAGCGTCGAAAAAGTGGAAGAAGGACTGAAAGCCATTGAATATCCAAACGTGACAACGGTTCAAATCATTTTCAACTTGTTCCGTCAACGACCATCGGAATTGTTTTTCAAGGAAGCTCAAAAAAAAGACATCGGTATTATTGCCAGAGTGCCTTTGGCGAGCGGACTTTTGACTGGATTATTCGATTCCAAAACTACTTTTGGAGCCCAAGACCACCGAAATTTCAACCGAGAAGGAGCAGCATTCGACAAAGGGGAAACTTTCTCGGGAATTAATTATGAATTGGGTTTGAAAGCCGTTGAGGAATTGAAAGCCTTGTTTCCCGAAGCCACCAATTTAGCTCCAATAGCCTTGCAATGGATATTGAGTTTCAATGAAATCAGCTGTATTATTCCGGGAGCTTCTAAAACTGCTCACGTTCAATCGAATTTGTCGGTTTATGATTTACCAAAATTAACTCCTGAGAAAATTGCGGCAATGAATGCCATTTACGAAAAATACATCAAGCCGGAAGTGCACCAATTGTGGTAA